A genomic region of Exiguobacterium sp. Helios contains the following coding sequences:
- the pyrE gene encoding orotate phosphoribosyltransferase yields MNQLAKALLEIEAVTLAPTTPYTWASGLRSPIYCDNRLTLSSPAVRTLIADKLAERIRLLNVDVIAGTATAGIPHAALVAERLGLPMIYIRGSAKGHGKGNQIEGRLQAGQRVIVVEDLLSTGTSSIEATQAVEAAGATVVRIQAIFSYGMTRLKENLTAAEVEADALLTFTELLETAVETAYISKEEQDALRTWSVDPVKWSKAFLAVAKQN; encoded by the coding sequence ATGAATCAACTGGCAAAGGCTTTACTCGAAATCGAAGCGGTCACGTTAGCACCGACGACACCGTATACGTGGGCGAGCGGGTTACGGTCGCCCATTTATTGTGACAACCGGCTGACTTTATCCAGTCCGGCCGTTCGGACGCTGATTGCCGACAAATTAGCGGAACGCATCCGGCTCTTAAACGTCGATGTCATCGCCGGGACGGCAACAGCCGGTATTCCGCATGCGGCGCTCGTCGCGGAACGACTCGGTCTTCCAATGATTTATATCCGAGGGAGTGCCAAAGGACACGGAAAAGGGAATCAGATTGAAGGACGTTTGCAAGCTGGACAACGTGTCATCGTCGTCGAAGACTTATTGTCGACGGGGACGTCCTCGATTGAAGCCACCCAAGCAGTTGAAGCAGCCGGGGCAACCGTTGTCCGGATTCAAGCCATCTTCTCTTACGGCATGACACGACTGAAGGAAAACTTAACGGCGGCCGAAGTGGAAGCGGATGCGTTACTGACTTTTACAGAATTGCTGGAGACAGCTGTCGAGACGGCCTACATTTCCAAAGAAGAACAGGACGCTTTGCGGACCTGGTCGGTGGATCCGGTGAAGTGGAGTAAAGCGTTCCTGGCGGTCGCAAAACAGAATTAA
- a CDS encoding dihydroorotate dehydrogenase electron transfer subunit yields MIQLLTVVTRRQIASGATELVCRRPDATPIEPGRFMHLRVGPLLRRPISIANVEGDLITFLFKEIGQGTKELARLRAGDQIDALGPLGNGFPVEHVARDAKIVLVGGGIGVPPLYYTMRRLVERGIACEAILGFDTADSVFYEDEFRKLGPTTVTTVDGTAGIQGFVTAALDSKRFDTLFACGPEPMLRSIQQVPIEHKFLSIENRMGCGIGACFACVCPTPDGHYVKTCSDGPVFRAEEVIL; encoded by the coding sequence ATGATTCAACTTTTGACGGTCGTGACACGACGACAAATTGCTTCAGGCGCGACAGAATTAGTCTGTCGCCGTCCTGACGCGACGCCTATCGAACCAGGGCGGTTCATGCATTTGCGGGTCGGTCCATTATTACGTCGCCCGATCTCGATTGCTAACGTCGAAGGAGATTTAATCACATTTTTGTTCAAGGAAATCGGTCAAGGTACAAAAGAACTGGCGCGTCTTCGGGCGGGGGATCAAATCGATGCACTCGGCCCACTCGGAAACGGGTTTCCGGTCGAACATGTCGCGCGTGATGCCAAAATTGTGTTGGTCGGGGGAGGTATCGGGGTTCCACCGCTCTATTACACGATGCGTCGACTGGTCGAACGGGGAATTGCCTGCGAAGCAATTTTGGGATTCGATACGGCAGACAGTGTCTTTTATGAAGACGAGTTTCGAAAACTTGGTCCGACGACGGTGACGACCGTCGACGGGACAGCAGGAATTCAAGGATTCGTGACCGCCGCACTCGACAGCAAGCGGTTCGATACACTGTTCGCCTGTGGACCGGAACCGATGTTACGCTCGATTCAACAGGTTCCGATCGAACATAAGTTTTTATCGATTGAAAACCGGATGGGGTGCGGCATTGGCGCCTGTTTCGCTTGTGTCTGTCCGACACCTGACGGACATTATGTCAAAACCTGTTCCGATGGTCCGGTCTTCCGGGCAGAAGAGGTGATTCTATGA
- a CDS encoding zinc-binding dehydrogenase: MKAWLNHAGDTIDQWTFEEVETPTPGEGQAMIRVQAAALNPVDYKATKNPAWTYPHIPGVDLTGIVEQVEKNVTGVEPGDRVAIHTNLQKNGAFAEYAVVDARALAKIPDAVSFTEAAAILCAGMTSYEAIVQKMNTTGKETILIHAGAGGVGGIGIQLAKRLGLSVATTASKENHDWVKKLGADLAIDYKKENVTEAIRNWTNGRGADLIFNTVGRDEATADFGRLAFSGQLAFIAGGPDQSVVKPFTLSPSVHEVALAAAYASEDDRAIRNLGHMASELLKLVAAKELNPLVTEEIPAADIVKGLQRLSERHVRGKIIATF; this comes from the coding sequence ATGAAAGCATGGCTAAATCACGCAGGCGACACTATCGATCAATGGACATTTGAAGAAGTCGAAACACCCACACCGGGTGAAGGGCAGGCCATGATTCGCGTCCAAGCCGCCGCCTTGAATCCTGTTGATTATAAAGCGACGAAAAATCCGGCTTGGACGTACCCGCATATTCCGGGTGTTGATTTAACCGGTATCGTTGAACAAGTGGAGAAAAACGTAACGGGTGTCGAGCCCGGTGACCGGGTGGCAATCCATACGAACCTCCAAAAAAACGGAGCCTTTGCGGAATATGCAGTCGTCGATGCCCGTGCCCTGGCCAAAATTCCGGATGCTGTCAGCTTCACCGAGGCAGCGGCGATTTTGTGTGCCGGGATGACCTCCTATGAAGCAATCGTTCAAAAGATGAACACGACCGGTAAAGAAACGATCCTCATCCATGCCGGTGCAGGTGGTGTCGGCGGAATCGGTATTCAACTTGCCAAACGTCTCGGGTTATCCGTTGCGACGACGGCCTCAAAGGAAAATCACGATTGGGTCAAGAAACTCGGTGCGGATCTTGCCATCGACTATAAAAAAGAAAACGTGACAGAAGCCATCCGAAACTGGACGAACGGTCGCGGTGCTGATTTGATTTTCAACACGGTAGGTCGTGATGAAGCAACAGCGGATTTCGGACGCCTCGCTTTTTCCGGTCAACTTGCCTTCATCGCCGGTGGACCCGATCAATCGGTCGTCAAACCGTTTACGCTCTCTCCGTCCGTTCATGAAGTCGCACTCGCTGCTGCTTATGCGAGCGAAGATGACCGTGCCATCCGGAATCTCGGTCATATGGCAAGTGAGCTTCTAAAACTCGTTGCAGCAAAAGAACTGAATCCGCTCGTCACGGAAGAAATTCCGGCGGCAGACATCGTCAAAGGCTTACAACGTTTGTCAGAGCGCCACGTCCGCGGAAAAATCATCGCGACGTTTTAA
- a CDS encoding dihydroorotate dehydrogenase has protein sequence MNRLHVTLPGLNLKNPIIPASGCFGFGEEFAKLYDLSMLGGIMIKAATGEERYGNPTPRVAESGMGMLNAIGLQNPGVEGIIAQKLPFLSQFDTEIIANVAGSTPEEYEEVTRRISRDPVVKAIELNISCPNVKSGGLQFGTDPKMAAELTRRVKAVSEKPVYVKLSPNVTSIVEMAQAVEQAGADGLTMINTLVGMRIDVRTGQPILANRIGGLSGPAIKPVAIRMIHDVAQVVSIPIIGMGGVMEVDDVLEMIYAGASAVAIGTANFVNPFICQELITALPKRMDELGIEHILDIRGKAYGATLHRA, from the coding sequence ATGAACCGTCTACATGTGACGTTACCCGGTCTGAATTTAAAAAATCCGATCATTCCGGCGTCCGGATGTTTCGGATTCGGTGAAGAGTTTGCCAAACTGTACGATTTATCCATGCTTGGAGGCATCATGATCAAAGCGGCGACCGGGGAAGAACGGTATGGCAATCCGACGCCGCGGGTTGCAGAGAGCGGTATGGGCATGCTGAATGCGATCGGTTTACAAAATCCGGGTGTTGAAGGAATCATCGCACAGAAATTACCGTTTCTCAGTCAGTTTGATACAGAAATCATTGCGAATGTGGCCGGCTCGACACCAGAAGAATATGAGGAAGTCACGAGACGGATCAGCCGGGATCCGGTCGTTAAAGCAATCGAGTTGAACATCTCCTGTCCAAACGTCAAGTCCGGCGGGTTGCAGTTCGGAACGGATCCGAAGATGGCGGCTGAGCTGACACGGCGCGTCAAAGCGGTTTCCGAAAAACCGGTCTATGTCAAATTATCTCCAAATGTCACGTCGATTGTTGAGATGGCCCAAGCAGTTGAACAGGCGGGTGCGGATGGACTGACGATGATCAATACACTTGTCGGGATGCGGATCGACGTTCGGACCGGTCAACCGATTTTGGCTAACCGGATCGGCGGATTGTCCGGACCAGCCATCAAACCGGTTGCCATTCGGATGATTCACGATGTCGCCCAAGTCGTCTCGATTCCGATCATCGGGATGGGAGGCGTCATGGAAGTGGATGATGTACTCGAGATGATTTACGCAGGCGCGTCAGCGGTAGCGATTGGAACGGCAAATTTCGTGAATCCGTTCATTTGTCAGGAACTGATAACGGCATTGCCGAAACGAATGGACGAGTTAGGCATTGAACACATTTTGGACATCAGGGGGAAAGCATATGGAGCAACTTTACATCGCGCTTGA
- a CDS encoding helix-turn-helix domain-containing protein: protein MTTEQFPVNRALAIIGGKWRPQLYCTLEDGPKRFLELQRAIPGISRKVLTDQLKELERLGMVERIEFDEAVLHVEYRLTDAAYTLQPAVKGLCAWGEGN from the coding sequence ATGACGACAGAACAATTTCCAGTCAATCGGGCGCTCGCCATCATCGGCGGGAAATGGCGTCCACAGTTATATTGCACGCTAGAGGACGGTCCGAAACGTTTTTTAGAGTTACAACGCGCGATTCCCGGTATTTCCCGGAAAGTCTTGACCGATCAGTTAAAGGAACTCGAACGGCTCGGGATGGTCGAACGGATTGAATTTGATGAAGCCGTCCTGCATGTCGAGTACCGCTTGACAGACGCCGCTTATACGTTGCAACCTGCGGTAAAAGGTTTATGTGCCTGGGGAGAAGGGAACTAA
- a CDS encoding lactoylglutathione lyase family protein has product MTYPRNFSHIGLSVPNLEQAISFYSEVMGWYIIMEPSDVVEDDSPIGVMCTDVFGAGWEKFRIAHMATGDRVGIELFEFPNNEKPENNFEFWKTGIFHYAIQDPDIEGMVEKIVAHGGKQRMPIREYYPGEKPYRMVYCEDPFGNLVELYSHSYELTYSEGAY; this is encoded by the coding sequence ATGACATATCCACGTAATTTTTCGCACATCGGACTGTCTGTCCCAAATTTAGAACAAGCCATTTCGTTTTACTCGGAGGTCATGGGCTGGTATATCATCATGGAACCGTCCGATGTCGTAGAAGACGATTCACCAATCGGTGTCATGTGTACGGATGTCTTCGGAGCCGGCTGGGAAAAATTCCGCATTGCGCATATGGCGACGGGTGACCGGGTCGGGATCGAGTTATTTGAGTTCCCGAACAACGAAAAACCGGAAAACAACTTTGAATTCTGGAAAACAGGCATTTTCCACTATGCGATTCAAGATCCGGACATCGAAGGCATGGTCGAAAAAATCGTCGCGCACGGCGGCAAACAACGGATGCCGATCCGTGAATATTATCCGGGCGAAAAACCGTACCGGATGGTGTACTGTGAAGATCCGTTCGGCAACCTCGTTGAACTGTACTCCCATTCGTATGAACTGACCTACTCGGAAGGAGCGTATTAA
- a CDS encoding GNAT family N-acetyltransferase — MLTHYRDYESFKQVAVPLLERRPDVHQLPLGILERGDVPILMAIAEEGDRTIVVLQTIEEQAILAGDVFTYEGIRKLSRILNCPGYVGEQAIIKPLLASHSPFQIKMDQGIYALTTVIPPVTLDYEFRLIEERFADQAVAFGWSFIQETGALPATERSRLKNKQTILKHIQADTLFGLFDGEQLLAMASSSRPTASGVTISYVFTPLKWRKQGIASYLVACLSEHLLQQYPMVSLYTDWSNPTSNKIYQAVGFKLVGRSVQITKRPKYQ, encoded by the coding sequence ATGTTGACCCATTATCGTGATTATGAGAGCTTCAAACAGGTTGCGGTCCCGTTGCTTGAACGACGACCTGATGTCCATCAGTTGCCGCTCGGGATACTCGAACGGGGGGATGTCCCGATTTTGATGGCGATTGCAGAAGAGGGAGACCGGACGATTGTCGTCCTGCAAACAATTGAAGAACAGGCAATCCTGGCAGGGGATGTGTTTACATACGAAGGAATTCGAAAGTTATCACGGATTTTGAACTGCCCCGGATATGTCGGCGAGCAGGCAATCATTAAACCGTTGCTGGCTTCGCACAGTCCGTTTCAAATCAAGATGGATCAAGGGATTTACGCATTGACGACGGTGATTCCTCCGGTAACGCTCGACTATGAGTTCCGTCTAATCGAGGAACGGTTTGCTGATCAGGCTGTTGCGTTCGGCTGGTCATTCATCCAAGAGACCGGCGCCTTACCCGCGACAGAACGCAGTCGTTTGAAAAATAAACAAACGATCCTAAAACATATTCAAGCAGATACCTTGTTTGGTCTGTTCGACGGGGAGCAGTTACTCGCGATGGCGTCTTCCAGTCGACCAACTGCTTCGGGTGTGACGATTTCGTATGTCTTCACCCCGCTAAAATGGCGGAAACAAGGGATTGCTTCTTACTTAGTGGCATGTTTGTCCGAGCATTTATTACAGCAGTATCCGATGGTGTCATTGTACACGGACTGGTCGAATCCGACGTCGAACAAGATTTATCAAGCAGTCGGCTTTAAACTCGTCGGACGTTCGGTACAAATTACGAAACGTCCGAAATACCAATGA
- the carB gene encoding carbamoyl-phosphate synthase large subunit, translated as MPKRQDIQKILVIGSGPIVIGQAAEFDYAGTQACQALKEEGYEVVLVNSNPATIMTDPTVADRVYIEPLQAEFVSRIIRKERPDALLATLGGQTGLNLAVELDRLGVLAEYGVELLGTKLTAIEEAEDRDLFRKLMFRLGHGVPESEIVHTVEEAEHFCAKIGLPIIIRPAYTLGGTGGGIAETMDEFIRIVEGGLKVSPATQVLLEKSIAGMKEVEFEVMRDATNQAIIVCAMENFDPVGVHTGDSIVFAPTQTLSDRDYQMMRNVSLDIIRALGIEGGCNIQFALDPVSFTYYVIEVNPRVSRSSALASKATGYPIAKLAAKIAVGYALSELKNPITETSFASFEPALDYVVAKIPRWPFDKFESADRTLGTQMKATGEVMAMGRTMEEALLKAVRSLEIGQSDLHMTRFAEMNEANLHRQIVKATDERLFALYAGIERGYTVEQLHEWTSIDRLFLEKLHHIHRIEQDIVKNGLTQERLRHAKRYGFSDQMLARITEQTETAVRSIRNEAGLHPVYKMVDTCAAEFASDTPYYYGTYEVENEATPTTRASILVLGSGPIRIGQGVEFDYATVHSIQAIREAGYEAIIVNNNPETVSTDFSISDRLYFEPLTTEDVLEVIRNEQPIGVIVQFGGQTAINLAESLEAEGVKILGTALEDLDRAEDRKQFEAALTQLEIPQPPGKTAVTVAEATEAASELGYPVLVRPSYVLGGRAMEIVYGQQELEHYMKHAVIASPERPVLVDRYLTGMELEVDAICDGEDVVIPGIMEHIERAGVHSGDSIGVYPPQRVPQAIKDLIVDYTTRIAKAFRIKGLLNIQFVFADGELYVLEVNPRASRTVPFISKVTGLPVARLATNVILGDTLASYGLTSGVLPEEELVSVKVPVFSFAKLKEVDPSLGPEMKSTGEVIGTDRTLEKALYKGLLASGMAIPEHGRVLLTVADQDKQEMLDLAKRFTALGFTLLATAGTAGVLAEHGLRVQVVGKLGSEQGSMLEWIEKAEVEYVINTMSRDSQVTKDGFIIRRAAAENNVVCLTSLDTAEALLRVIESLSFEASAIQPFDYMKKVVTR; from the coding sequence ATGCCTAAACGTCAAGATATTCAAAAGATTCTCGTTATCGGATCCGGTCCAATCGTCATCGGACAAGCGGCGGAATTTGATTATGCCGGAACACAAGCCTGCCAAGCCTTAAAAGAGGAAGGGTACGAAGTCGTTCTCGTTAACTCCAATCCGGCGACCATCATGACGGATCCGACAGTAGCGGACCGCGTGTACATCGAACCGTTACAAGCAGAGTTTGTTTCCCGGATCATCCGGAAAGAACGTCCCGATGCGTTACTCGCGACTCTCGGCGGACAAACGGGTCTGAATCTTGCTGTTGAACTGGATCGACTGGGTGTTCTTGCCGAATATGGCGTCGAGCTGCTCGGGACGAAGCTGACGGCAATCGAGGAAGCGGAAGATCGTGATTTGTTCAGAAAATTGATGTTTAGACTCGGGCACGGTGTTCCGGAAAGTGAGATCGTGCATACAGTCGAAGAAGCCGAACACTTTTGTGCGAAAATCGGTCTTCCAATCATTATTCGACCGGCATATACGCTTGGTGGAACCGGTGGCGGCATCGCTGAAACGATGGATGAGTTCATCCGGATTGTCGAAGGTGGACTCAAAGTCAGTCCGGCGACACAGGTTTTACTTGAGAAATCAATCGCCGGGATGAAAGAAGTCGAATTTGAAGTCATGCGTGACGCGACGAACCAGGCAATCATCGTCTGTGCGATGGAAAACTTTGATCCGGTTGGTGTCCATACGGGTGACTCGATCGTCTTTGCTCCGACACAAACGTTATCCGACCGCGATTATCAGATGATGCGTAATGTATCGCTCGATATCATTCGTGCACTCGGGATCGAAGGTGGGTGCAATATCCAATTCGCACTCGATCCGGTGAGTTTCACGTATTATGTCATCGAAGTGAATCCGCGTGTATCGCGTTCTTCGGCACTGGCTTCGAAAGCGACAGGATATCCGATTGCTAAACTGGCCGCGAAAATCGCCGTCGGGTATGCCTTATCCGAGTTGAAGAATCCGATTACGGAAACAAGTTTTGCTTCGTTCGAACCGGCACTTGACTATGTCGTCGCCAAGATTCCCCGTTGGCCGTTTGATAAGTTTGAGTCGGCGGACCGGACACTCGGGACGCAGATGAAAGCGACGGGTGAAGTGATGGCCATGGGACGGACGATGGAGGAAGCCTTGCTGAAAGCAGTCCGTTCGCTTGAAATCGGTCAATCCGATTTACACATGACACGTTTTGCTGAAATGAATGAAGCCAATCTGCACCGTCAAATCGTCAAAGCGACGGATGAACGATTGTTTGCCCTCTATGCCGGCATCGAACGCGGTTATACCGTCGAACAGTTGCACGAATGGACAAGCATCGACCGGTTATTCTTAGAAAAACTGCATCACATCCACCGAATTGAACAGGACATCGTCAAGAATGGATTGACACAGGAACGCCTGCGTCATGCCAAACGCTATGGCTTCAGTGACCAAATGCTTGCCCGGATTACGGAACAAACCGAGACAGCTGTCCGGTCCATCCGTAACGAAGCGGGACTGCATCCAGTTTATAAGATGGTCGATACGTGTGCAGCGGAATTTGCATCCGACACACCGTATTACTACGGCACGTACGAAGTTGAAAACGAGGCGACACCAACAACACGGGCGTCGATTCTTGTCCTCGGTTCCGGACCGATCCGGATCGGGCAAGGGGTGGAGTTTGATTATGCAACGGTCCATTCCATTCAAGCGATTCGTGAAGCGGGATATGAAGCCATCATCGTCAACAATAACCCGGAGACGGTCTCAACTGACTTCTCGATTTCTGACCGGCTCTATTTTGAACCCTTGACGACGGAAGATGTACTCGAAGTCATCCGAAACGAACAGCCGATCGGGGTCATCGTGCAATTCGGCGGACAGACGGCAATCAATTTAGCTGAATCGCTGGAAGCGGAAGGGGTGAAGATTCTTGGAACGGCTCTTGAGGATCTCGACCGGGCAGAAGATCGGAAACAGTTTGAAGCGGCCCTGACACAGCTTGAAATTCCGCAACCTCCGGGGAAAACAGCTGTCACAGTAGCTGAAGCGACAGAAGCGGCAAGCGAGCTCGGGTATCCGGTTCTCGTCCGCCCGTCTTATGTCCTGGGCGGACGTGCGATGGAGATTGTCTACGGACAGCAGGAGCTGGAACATTATATGAAACACGCCGTCATTGCCTCGCCGGAACGTCCGGTTCTCGTCGACCGTTATTTGACCGGAATGGAACTTGAGGTGGATGCGATTTGTGACGGAGAAGATGTTGTCATTCCGGGCATCATGGAACATATCGAACGGGCCGGCGTCCACTCCGGGGATTCCATCGGCGTTTATCCGCCGCAACGGGTACCGCAAGCGATCAAGGATTTGATTGTCGATTATACGACGCGGATTGCCAAAGCCTTCCGGATCAAAGGATTGCTTAATATCCAATTCGTCTTTGCAGACGGAGAACTGTATGTGCTCGAAGTCAATCCGCGGGCAAGTCGGACCGTCCCGTTCATCTCAAAAGTCACCGGCTTACCGGTTGCACGCCTGGCGACGAATGTCATCTTGGGAGATACGCTCGCATCTTACGGATTGACGAGTGGCGTCTTACCGGAAGAAGAACTGGTCTCTGTAAAAGTACCGGTCTTCTCGTTTGCGAAGCTGAAGGAAGTCGATCCGTCGCTCGGACCGGAGATGAAATCGACCGGAGAAGTCATTGGAACGGACCGGACACTCGAAAAAGCGCTTTATAAAGGGTTGCTTGCCTCCGGTATGGCGATTCCGGAACACGGCCGTGTCTTGTTGACGGTCGCTGATCAGGATAAACAGGAAATGCTCGATCTCGCCAAACGCTTTACGGCACTCGGCTTTACACTTCTTGCCACGGCCGGAACAGCCGGTGTCTTGGCGGAGCACGGTCTGCGTGTCCAAGTCGTCGGTAAGCTCGGTTCGGAACAAGGGTCAATGCTCGAATGGATTGAAAAAGCGGAAGTTGAATATGTCATCAATACGATGAGTCGGGATTCGCAAGTCACGAAAGACGGCTTCATCATTCGCCGGGCAGCAGCAGAAAACAATGTCGTCTGTCTGACTTCTCTTGATACCGCGGAAGCCTTATTACGGGTCATTGAAAGCCTGTCCTTTGAAGCCAGTGCCATTCAGCCATTCGACTATATGAAAAAGGTGGTGACTCGATGA
- the pyrF gene encoding orotidine-5'-phosphate decarboxylase, translating into MEQLYIALDFESANQVERFLEKLAPHRPAVKIGMELYYAEGPAFVRHLVKQGHAVFLDLKVHDIPETARRTMRIIGQLGVELTNVHAAGGKTMMQAALAGLRETSADTRLIAVTQLTSTDQAMLTELMIPHTMDEVVAHYAREAEQAGLDGVVCSALDTTHIKAICRPGFQLVTPGIRPNGTAANDQKRIATVTDAGRNGATDLVIGRAITQAEDPKAVYEALLSEWKGIRS; encoded by the coding sequence ATGGAGCAACTTTACATCGCGCTTGATTTTGAGTCAGCCAACCAAGTCGAACGATTTTTAGAAAAATTGGCACCACACCGTCCGGCAGTCAAAATCGGGATGGAGCTGTATTATGCGGAAGGTCCCGCTTTTGTCCGGCATTTGGTCAAACAAGGACATGCTGTTTTTCTCGATTTAAAAGTCCATGATATTCCAGAAACTGCCCGACGGACGATGCGGATCATTGGTCAACTCGGTGTTGAACTGACGAACGTCCACGCAGCAGGTGGAAAAACAATGATGCAGGCGGCCCTTGCAGGATTACGTGAGACGTCGGCCGATACACGGTTGATTGCCGTCACCCAACTGACATCGACCGATCAAGCGATGTTAACCGAACTGATGATTCCACACACGATGGACGAGGTGGTTGCGCACTATGCACGCGAAGCCGAACAGGCCGGTCTTGACGGAGTCGTGTGTTCCGCTCTCGATACGACGCACATCAAGGCCATCTGTCGACCCGGATTCCAACTGGTCACTCCGGGAATCCGGCCGAACGGGACGGCAGCAAATGATCAAAAACGGATTGCGACCGTGACGGACGCCGGACGAAACGGGGCGACGGATCTCGTCATCGGACGTGCCATCACACAGGCAGAGGATCCGAAAGCCGTCTATGAAGCATTACTCTCAGAATGGAAGGGGATCAGATCATGA